The DNA segment TATATTTTTGGATCCATCCTCACGGATAAGTTCGATGCTCACTCCGACGTGGACCTCGCGGTTGCCGGAATCCCCTGGGAGCATAAATACCTTGTCGAAGGAACCGTGGAGGACATGCTGGGGACAGAGGAGTTCCATCTGGTCTATATGGAGGAGGCTCCAGATTACATTG comes from the Syntrophorhabdaceae bacterium genome and includes:
- a CDS encoding nucleotidyltransferase domain-containing protein, which encodes MLKKAEAVCEYLARLGTKEVYIFGSILTDKFDAHSDVDLAVAGIPWEHKYLVEGTVEDMLGTEEFHLVYMEEAPDYIVRSIKERGRRYAGVIS